From one Sulfurimonas sp. HSL-3221 genomic stretch:
- a CDS encoding phosphoribosyltransferase — MFYYSYEAFEADMRSLLPACRAYAPDMIVALARGGMMGAQLLGYGLDVRNIGLLRVASYDDASQRETVTIDGDCPGGTFRRILIVDDIVDSGKTLQQVKAYLRERYPQSTIKCAAPWSKPTACEQPDFSCREATEWIEFFWDRFDG, encoded by the coding sequence ATGTTTTATTACAGTTATGAGGCTTTCGAAGCGGACATGCGTTCCCTGCTCCCCGCCTGCCGTGCCTACGCGCCGGATATGATCGTGGCGCTTGCGCGCGGCGGCATGATGGGGGCGCAGCTGCTCGGATACGGCCTGGATGTCCGCAACATCGGCCTGCTGCGGGTGGCGTCCTACGATGACGCCTCCCAGCGCGAAACGGTCACCATCGACGGCGATTGCCCCGGCGGAACCTTCCGGCGGATCCTGATCGTCGATGACATCGTTGACTCGGGCAAAACCCTGCAGCAGGTGAAGGCCTACCTTCGGGAGCGCTATCCGCAAAGCACGATCAAATGCGCCGCGCCGTGGTCCAAGCCCACCGCCTGCGAGCAACCCGATTTCAGCTGCCGGGAAGCGACGGAGTGGATCGAATTTTTCTGGGACCGTTTTGATGGCTAA
- the kdsA gene encoding 3-deoxy-8-phosphooctulonate synthase produces the protein MILMAGPCVIESEASLFRIAEALRPYHEDARFDFYFKASFDKANRTSLESYRGPGLEEGLRLLQKVKEHFGYKIVTDVHESYQVAPTAEVADIIQIPAFLCRQTDLLVAAAKTDRIVNIKKGQFMNPADMRYSVLKVLKTRGCDEVGYENAKKHKVLLTERGSSFGYGNLVVDMRSPVIMREFAPVVFDATHSVQMPGSGGGKTGGDSSMVPYLAKAAAAVGVDGFFFETHFDPSCALSDGPNMITLEGLKQLTETLLAIEACSR, from the coding sequence ATGATTTTAATGGCGGGTCCCTGTGTCATTGAGAGCGAAGCATCCCTTTTCCGTATCGCAGAAGCGCTGCGGCCCTACCATGAGGATGCGCGGTTCGACTTCTATTTCAAGGCGAGTTTCGACAAGGCCAACCGCACCTCCCTTGAGAGCTACCGCGGACCGGGCCTGGAGGAGGGCCTTCGGCTGCTGCAGAAGGTGAAAGAGCATTTCGGCTATAAGATCGTCACCGATGTCCATGAGTCCTACCAGGTGGCACCGACGGCGGAAGTCGCGGATATTATCCAGATCCCGGCGTTTCTCTGCCGCCAGACAGACCTGCTCGTCGCCGCGGCAAAAACGGACCGTATCGTCAACATCAAAAAGGGACAGTTCATGAACCCCGCGGATATGCGCTACTCTGTCCTGAAAGTCCTCAAGACCCGCGGCTGCGATGAGGTGGGGTATGAGAATGCGAAAAAGCACAAGGTGCTTCTCACCGAACGCGGTTCGAGTTTCGGCTACGGCAACCTCGTCGTGGACATGCGCTCACCGGTGATCATGCGCGAGTTTGCTCCGGTCGTTTTCGATGCGACGCACTCGGTACAGATGCCCGGCAGCGGCGGCGGAAAGACCGGCGGTGACAGCTCGATGGTACCCTATCTAGCGAAAGCGGCGGCCGCTGTCGGCGTCGACGGTTTCTTTTTCGAAACCCACTTCGACCCTTCGTGCGCCCTGAGCGACGGCCCGAATATGATCACGCTCGAAGGACTGAAGCAGCTGACGGAAACACTGCTCGCCATCGAGGCGTGCAGCCGTTAG
- the nusB gene encoding transcription antitermination factor NusB, translating into MATRHHARMAVVSLLYAYDLGNGAIADHTDEILEEKKIRNKQKDFALTLFDGVMAHLEEVDEAIVKHLKEWDFDRLGSIERATLRLGAYEALHSDLDSAVVINEAIEVAKAFGTEQSPKFINGVLDAIAKEKAAS; encoded by the coding sequence ATGGCGACACGTCACCACGCACGCATGGCGGTCGTCAGCCTGCTGTATGCCTATGACCTCGGTAACGGTGCGATTGCCGACCATACCGATGAGATTCTCGAAGAGAAGAAGATCCGCAACAAGCAGAAGGATTTTGCCCTGACGCTCTTTGACGGGGTTATGGCGCATCTGGAAGAGGTGGACGAAGCGATTGTCAAACACCTTAAGGAGTGGGATTTCGACCGTTTGGGTTCTATTGAACGGGCGACACTCCGTCTGGGAGCCTACGAGGCGCTTCACAGCGATCTGGACTCCGCTGTCGTGATCAACGAGGCGATTGAGGTGGCCAAAGCCTTCGGTACGGAACAGTCTCCCAAGTTCATTAACGGCGTGCTCGATGCGATCGCCAAAGAGAAAGCTGCATCCTAA
- a CDS encoding TerB family tellurite resistance protein codes for MGSLIFYLFVGLFLVWVFRSYGRYQYRAEATGRGPVTSEVVRNSELGLFVALMAKVAKADGRVDTLEAELIGNTFTDIANAFPDPQMVREELKSIFNREKEQRFNADAIAQRLAYATVRHPQQRLGMFSFLVNLAFVDGELSRNEENLLTKIAAFLQIAPDQVEAIMAQFAQIYKTGPTRTTLQEAYTLLGAEEGEAMESIKKKYRALVKQYHPDLMKAKGADEAYMAEATQKMQQINAAYETIKASR; via the coding sequence ATGGGATCACTGATTTTTTACCTGTTTGTGGGGCTCTTTCTCGTCTGGGTTTTCAGAAGCTATGGTCGCTACCAGTACCGGGCGGAAGCGACCGGGAGAGGTCCCGTGACCTCCGAAGTGGTGCGCAACTCCGAGCTGGGGCTTTTTGTCGCATTGATGGCAAAGGTGGCCAAAGCCGACGGCCGGGTTGACACCCTGGAGGCGGAACTGATCGGAAACACCTTCACGGATATCGCCAACGCGTTTCCGGACCCGCAGATGGTCCGTGAAGAGCTCAAATCGATTTTCAACCGTGAAAAGGAGCAGCGCTTCAATGCGGATGCGATTGCGCAGCGCCTGGCCTATGCGACCGTGCGCCACCCGCAGCAGCGTCTGGGGATGTTCTCATTTCTTGTCAATCTCGCCTTCGTTGACGGGGAGCTCAGCCGAAACGAAGAGAATCTGCTGACCAAGATCGCGGCGTTTTTGCAGATCGCACCGGACCAGGTCGAGGCGATCATGGCCCAGTTCGCGCAGATCTACAAAACGGGGCCGACCCGTACCACTCTGCAGGAGGCGTACACGCTGCTGGGCGCGGAAGAGGGTGAAGCGATGGAGAGTATCAAGAAGAAGTATCGTGCTCTGGTGAAGCAGTATCATCCCGACCTTATGAAGGCAAAAGGGGCGGATGAGGCGTATATGGCCGAGGCTACGCAGAAGATGCAGCAGATCAATGCTGCTTATGAAACGATCAAGGCGTCGCGGTAG
- a CDS encoding ATP-dependent DNA helicase, which produces METTSLSALLSGLQSGQNLFLTGGAGTGKTTLTRQIIAAYGAEGKKVAKLASTGMAAALIGGQTLHSFFDLGIADSETDLERRGKLIPKKKIVKLVRAMDLVVIDEISMVSAEVLDMVRLRLLQCGFGGALLAVGDFLQLPPVTKGTIRFAFEAPSWEQFAFETVTLTHNWRSEDTEFNGVLNAVRHARVTEEEHRYLHELIKPTGDDLSRYTFLYGTNRSAFEHNREQLDAVEGDLYAFETQSVCHDAKTQPREVERFMADARIPEVLELKVGAPVLFTRNSWNYVNGQRGIVVRLEQDNVHIRKEDGTVVKLERVGTEKSRWEERTVEKEKQMVEVPQFTLYQFPIVLAFAITIHKSQGMSIGDLVIDTTEIFAPSQFYVALSRAVSPHSLILKQPRVNWANLAFVHPKALGFGHE; this is translated from the coding sequence ATGGAAACCACTTCACTTTCCGCACTGCTCTCTGGGCTACAATCCGGACAGAACCTCTTTCTCACCGGCGGGGCCGGTACCGGCAAAACGACCCTGACCCGCCAGATCATCGCCGCCTACGGTGCCGAGGGGAAAAAGGTCGCCAAGCTCGCATCGACGGGCATGGCGGCGGCCCTGATCGGCGGACAGACCCTGCACAGTTTTTTCGATCTGGGCATCGCCGATAGTGAAACGGACCTCGAACGCCGGGGGAAACTCATCCCCAAGAAGAAGATCGTCAAACTTGTGCGTGCGATGGACCTCGTTGTTATCGACGAGATCTCGATGGTGAGTGCCGAGGTGCTCGACATGGTCCGGCTGCGCCTGCTGCAGTGCGGGTTTGGCGGCGCACTCCTGGCCGTGGGGGATTTTCTGCAGCTTCCGCCGGTCACAAAAGGCACAATCCGTTTTGCCTTCGAGGCCCCGAGCTGGGAACAGTTTGCCTTTGAGACGGTGACGCTGACGCATAACTGGCGCAGTGAGGACACCGAATTCAACGGGGTCCTGAACGCCGTACGTCATGCCCGGGTCACGGAGGAGGAGCACCGCTACCTGCATGAGCTGATCAAACCGACGGGGGATGACCTCTCGCGTTACACCTTCCTCTACGGGACGAACCGTTCGGCCTTCGAGCACAACCGCGAGCAGCTTGATGCGGTCGAGGGGGATCTCTACGCCTTTGAAACCCAGAGCGTCTGCCACGACGCCAAGACACAGCCGCGGGAGGTGGAGCGTTTTATGGCGGATGCCCGTATCCCGGAAGTACTGGAGCTGAAGGTGGGCGCGCCGGTGCTCTTTACGCGCAACAGCTGGAACTACGTGAACGGCCAGCGGGGGATCGTCGTGCGGCTTGAACAGGACAACGTTCACATCCGCAAAGAGGACGGTACGGTCGTCAAACTCGAACGCGTCGGCACGGAGAAGAGCCGTTGGGAGGAGCGCACGGTCGAGAAGGAGAAGCAGATGGTCGAGGTGCCGCAGTTTACCCTCTACCAGTTCCCGATCGTCCTCGCATTTGCCATTACCATTCACAAGTCCCAGGGGATGAGTATCGGCGATCTGGTCATCGACACGACGGAGATCTTCGCCCCCTCGCAGTTCTACGTCGCCCTCTCGCGGGCGGTCTCGCCCCACAGTCTGATTCTGAAACAGCCGCGCGTGAACTGGGCAAACCTCGCTTTCGTCCACCCCAAGGCGCTGGGGTTTGGTCACGAATAA
- a CDS encoding putative metal-binding motif-containing protein, whose translation MKTMKEKGIVLLAAIALMAGGCKVKSDTADASSGGGGGGGGVIIAAAFPTAADGFEGSAGDNTKDQPSSILVGGLQTRTIYPQGDEDWVKVALVSGNTYELFATNLNYTADTVIELYKADGVTLVASNDNFLSFDSNIDQITITETGNYLIHVYSFYAYDMASYQLGVRLFVDSDNDGYSATFDCNDSNNAVYPYANEIAGNGIDEDCSGADAPSGTDGFEPDGTLGGATTIYSTKSAVGEIIYQSALYTLAHTIDPGNDTDYYKVTLPPHGAAYIVDYSQGPAGLQTALLDNGGAALGITDSKGPGGIIEMSTPDAGGIATTQTYYLEVMSENGSSTTWYAPALVPIGTDSDGDGFYTQDWSPDCDDTNALIYPGATERPLDPKDWDCDGDPTS comes from the coding sequence ATGAAAACCATGAAAGAGAAAGGAATCGTTCTGCTTGCGGCGATCGCACTGATGGCCGGAGGCTGCAAGGTCAAGAGCGACACGGCGGATGCGAGTAGTGGCGGCGGTGGCGGAGGCGGGGGCGTTATCATCGCCGCCGCCTTCCCGACGGCCGCTGACGGATTTGAAGGCAGCGCCGGCGACAATACAAAAGACCAACCCAGCAGTATCTTGGTCGGGGGACTGCAGACGCGCACGATCTATCCGCAGGGGGACGAGGACTGGGTAAAGGTTGCCTTAGTGTCGGGCAACACTTACGAACTCTTCGCGACGAACCTGAACTATACGGCCGACACGGTGATCGAACTTTATAAAGCCGATGGGGTGACGCTGGTAGCGTCAAACGACAATTTCCTCTCCTTTGACAGCAATATTGATCAGATCACGATTACGGAAACGGGGAACTACCTGATCCATGTCTACTCGTTTTATGCATACGATATGGCCAGTTATCAGCTCGGCGTACGGCTCTTTGTCGACAGTGATAACGACGGCTACTCCGCCACCTTTGACTGCAACGACAGCAATAACGCCGTCTACCCGTACGCAAACGAAATCGCCGGCAACGGGATCGATGAAGATTGTTCGGGGGCGGATGCCCCGAGCGGCACCGACGGTTTCGAGCCGGATGGCACGTTGGGCGGAGCGACGACGATCTACAGCACCAAAAGCGCAGTCGGCGAGATCATCTATCAAAGTGCGCTCTACACCCTGGCCCATACGATCGATCCGGGAAACGACACCGACTACTACAAGGTGACGCTCCCGCCGCACGGTGCGGCCTATATCGTGGATTATTCACAGGGGCCAGCGGGGCTGCAGACCGCACTGCTCGATAACGGCGGGGCGGCCCTGGGGATTACCGATTCGAAAGGCCCGGGGGGCATTATCGAGATGAGCACGCCGGATGCCGGGGGGATTGCAACGACGCAGACCTATTACCTCGAGGTGATGTCGGAGAACGGGTCGTCCACGACCTGGTATGCTCCGGCCCTGGTCCCGATCGGCACCGACAGTGACGGTGACGGCTTCTATACCCAAGACTGGTCCCCTGACTGCGACGACACGAACGCACTGATCTACCCGGGGGCGACAGAAAGACCGCTGGACCCGAAAGACTGGGACTGTGACGGCGATCCGACAAGCTAG
- the ribH gene encoding 6,7-dimethyl-8-ribityllumazine synthase — MQVIEGKLQVPTDKKVAIIAARFNHLITDRLVEGAKDAYARHGGNDAELDLVLVPGAFELPMATERLLATGKYDAVCALGAVIRGATPHFDYVSAEATKGIATVSLKYAKPVAFGLLTTDTIEQAIERAGTKAGNKGFEAMTTVIEMLNLYAEIEA, encoded by the coding sequence ATGCAAGTAATCGAGGGAAAACTGCAAGTCCCCACGGACAAGAAAGTTGCCATTATCGCGGCGCGTTTCAACCACCTGATCACCGACCGCCTGGTCGAAGGCGCCAAAGACGCCTATGCCCGCCACGGCGGAAATGACGCGGAGCTGGATCTTGTGCTGGTCCCGGGCGCGTTTGAACTGCCGATGGCGACGGAACGCCTGCTTGCCACCGGCAAGTACGACGCCGTCTGTGCGCTGGGTGCCGTGATCCGCGGTGCGACACCGCATTTTGATTATGTCTCTGCGGAGGCAACCAAGGGGATCGCGACGGTGTCGCTCAAGTACGCCAAGCCGGTCGCTTTCGGCCTGCTGACGACCGATACGATCGAACAGGCGATCGAACGCGCCGGTACGAAGGCGGGGAACAAAGGTTTCGAAGCGATGACGACGGTCATTGAGATGCTGAACCTGTACGCGGAGATCGAGGCGTAA
- a CDS encoding phosphoribosyltransferase: MKLFEDRKAAVSALNELLPLPQMQRESWILIALSEGGIALCQELNVRMKLKVDWLLGESITAPQNPQCELGRVSETEEIVINDDLVKAFGIQYDYVYGEAHRKHEEKILSRIYHYRKGRPLTTLRGKKVLLVDQGAESGLKLMCAIKTVLSRSPDALYACAPVMPKEVYAAVEPLCDALFCPHVLEDYIETSCYYSELEDVSDEMIIKILGD; the protein is encoded by the coding sequence ATGAAACTGTTTGAAGATAGAAAAGCGGCCGTTTCGGCGCTGAATGAGCTGCTGCCGCTGCCGCAGATGCAGCGTGAATCGTGGATACTGATCGCGCTCTCCGAGGGGGGCATCGCACTGTGCCAGGAGCTCAACGTCCGAATGAAGCTCAAGGTCGACTGGCTGCTGGGCGAATCGATTACAGCGCCCCAGAACCCGCAGTGCGAACTGGGGAGGGTGAGCGAGACGGAGGAGATCGTGATCAACGACGACCTCGTCAAGGCCTTCGGCATCCAGTATGACTACGTCTACGGCGAGGCGCACCGCAAGCACGAAGAGAAGATCCTCTCCCGGATCTACCACTATCGCAAAGGGCGCCCGCTGACAACCCTGCGCGGCAAAAAAGTGTTGCTTGTCGACCAAGGGGCGGAGAGCGGATTGAAGCTGATGTGCGCGATCAAAACCGTCCTTTCGCGCTCGCCCGATGCCCTCTATGCCTGTGCACCGGTGATGCCCAAGGAGGTCTATGCGGCCGTCGAACCGCTCTGTGACGCGCTCTTCTGCCCGCACGTGCTGGAGGATTATATAGAAACATCATGTTATTATTCAGAACTAGAAGATGTTTCGGATGAAATGATTATTAAGATACTAGGGGACTAA
- a CDS encoding polyribonucleotide nucleotidyltransferase, translating to MDYDVLVAVENRTEEYALTGVARQANGSAWLKAGNTVVLATVVIDETEFVEEGFLPLTVQYIEKAYAAGKIPGGFIKREAKPSDFETLTSRIIDRSLRPLFPKGFANPVQITVMVLSADEDADLQVLGLNAASAALYVSDIDIDIPVSAVRVAKVDGEVLFNPTLPQLKNSTLDLFLAGTESDLLMIEMRVQGSVETELLDTMMVDPLVDPALAAETIARYRSNAMGEDDFIVLLSEAQQLLATANVSYAKAFAPFKKETFKLTCIAAEPDEHLMAYVREQHSDDIAAAIAQMARTERSTALRNLRKKILDAEPEFDEHALKKAIEAVKRETVRVQILQTQTRADGRRLDEVRPISILTNVLPSVHSSCLFTRGQTQALVTLTIGGNKDAQMYEELTDSSAQYESFMVHYNFPGFSVGEASPVQPPRRRELGHGNLAKRALEPVLEAPGQTVRLVSEILESNGSSSMATVCGGYMALKAADLETTDPIAGVAMGLVSEGDLHMVLTDITGLEDHDGDMDFKVAGSKEGITALQMDIKLGGISLELLKTALYQAKAGRAHIIDIMADAENKIELSEELPGSDFFSIDPDRVADVIGQAGKTIREIIEKFEVAIDIDKKAGSVKVTGKNRDGVKGAREHIEQIVSVPKMEKPEYHVGDIVKGRVKKIVDFGAFIELPGGVDGLLHISKISDSHVRNVSDVLSEGDDIDVEILEFKGTKISLGRAPAA from the coding sequence ATGGATTATGATGTACTGGTAGCCGTCGAGAACAGAACGGAAGAGTATGCGCTTACAGGCGTGGCCCGACAGGCAAACGGAAGCGCATGGCTCAAGGCCGGCAACACGGTTGTCCTGGCCACCGTTGTCATCGACGAGACCGAATTCGTCGAAGAGGGGTTTCTGCCACTGACGGTGCAGTACATCGAGAAAGCGTACGCCGCGGGCAAGATCCCGGGCGGTTTCATCAAGCGCGAGGCCAAACCGAGCGATTTCGAAACACTGACTTCCCGTATCATCGACCGCTCCCTGCGTCCGCTCTTCCCTAAAGGGTTCGCCAACCCCGTCCAGATCACCGTGATGGTGCTCAGCGCGGATGAAGATGCCGACCTCCAGGTGCTCGGCCTCAACGCCGCCTCGGCGGCCCTGTATGTCTCCGACATCGACATTGACATCCCCGTCAGCGCCGTCCGTGTGGCGAAGGTTGACGGAGAGGTCTTGTTCAACCCGACGCTGCCGCAGCTTAAAAACAGCACCCTGGACCTCTTCCTCGCGGGAACGGAGTCGGACCTGCTGATGATCGAGATGCGGGTTCAGGGTTCGGTGGAGACGGAGCTGCTCGACACGATGATGGTCGACCCGCTCGTCGATCCGGCGCTTGCCGCCGAGACGATCGCCCGCTACCGCAGCAACGCGATGGGCGAGGATGATTTCATCGTCCTGCTTTCCGAAGCCCAGCAGCTGCTGGCGACGGCCAACGTCTCCTATGCGAAGGCGTTCGCCCCGTTCAAGAAAGAGACCTTCAAACTCACCTGCATCGCCGCGGAGCCGGATGAGCACCTGATGGCCTACGTCCGCGAGCAGCACAGCGACGATATCGCCGCGGCCATCGCTCAAATGGCGCGCACCGAGCGCTCCACGGCCCTGCGCAACCTGCGCAAAAAGATCCTCGATGCGGAACCGGAGTTCGACGAGCACGCCCTTAAAAAAGCGATCGAAGCGGTCAAGCGCGAAACGGTCCGCGTACAGATCCTGCAGACGCAGACCCGCGCAGACGGCCGCCGTCTCGACGAGGTACGCCCGATCAGCATTCTGACCAACGTTCTTCCCTCCGTCCACTCCTCCTGTCTCTTTACCCGTGGCCAGACCCAGGCCCTGGTGACACTGACCATCGGCGGCAACAAAGACGCCCAGATGTACGAGGAGCTTACCGACAGTTCGGCGCAGTACGAGAGCTTTATGGTGCACTACAACTTCCCGGGCTTCAGCGTCGGGGAAGCGTCGCCGGTCCAGCCGCCGCGCCGCCGGGAGCTGGGACACGGCAACCTCGCCAAGCGCGCCCTCGAACCGGTCCTGGAGGCCCCGGGCCAGACCGTCCGCCTCGTCTCCGAGATCCTCGAGTCCAACGGCTCTTCCTCCATGGCGACCGTCTGCGGCGGTTATATGGCACTGAAAGCGGCGGACCTGGAGACGACCGATCCGATCGCCGGCGTGGCGATGGGACTGGTCAGCGAAGGGGACCTGCACATGGTTCTGACCGACATTACCGGCCTCGAGGACCACGACGGGGATATGGACTTCAAGGTCGCGGGCTCCAAAGAGGGGATTACGGCGCTGCAGATGGACATCAAGCTCGGCGGCATCTCCCTGGAACTGCTCAAAACGGCCCTCTATCAGGCAAAGGCGGGGCGCGCCCACATCATCGATATCATGGCCGATGCAGAGAACAAGATCGAACTGAGCGAGGAGCTGCCCGGCAGTGACTTCTTCAGCATCGATCCCGACCGTGTCGCCGATGTCATCGGCCAGGCAGGCAAGACGATCAGAGAGATCATCGAGAAGTTCGAGGTCGCGATCGATATCGACAAGAAGGCCGGTAGCGTGAAGGTGACGGGCAAGAACCGCGACGGGGTCAAGGGCGCGCGCGAACATATCGAGCAGATCGTCTCCGTACCGAAGATGGAAAAACCCGAGTACCATGTCGGCGACATCGTCAAGGGGCGGGTCAAGAAGATCGTCGATTTCGGCGCCTTCATCGAACTGCCCGGCGGCGTCGACGGCCTGCTGCACATCTCAAAAATCTCCGATTCGCACGTGCGCAACGTTTCCGATGTTCTGAGCGAGGGGGACGACATAGACGTCGAGATCCTCGAGTTCAAAGGGACCAAAATCAGCCTCGGCCGCGCCCCGGCCGCCTAA
- a CDS encoding LPS-assembly protein LptD yields the protein MTAPRAPLSSMPRFLLLLLLFVLSALRAEEQIEFFATRLDSNLSVVHASGDVLVLYKSYYLSANEAYFDRNSSTLELFGNIVAMQGSEYFAMGDYAKLDVANKSREFSPFFMLDRHTNVWMSSSRSGAEDKDFTVDDGMVSGCDPNDPFWVLYFSSADFDSESRWMNVYNAYLKIYGIPVFYFPYFGYSLDNRRRSGLLVPSFGVSSTEGFFFEQPVYIAIDPSWDVELRPQLRTERGEGVYGKFRFVDSNVSEGSLQSGYFQEKSSYVNTYDLANSNHYGFDLFYTNTAVLQRWLGLDLPGQSGLYADISWMNDIDYINLSSNDTVNYATSNQVLSRVNLFYNEEDTYYGMNLRYYLDLNKQSNADTPQNLPILRYHRYINTFLDEHVYYTFDLRGNNIFRETGKRAVEGEVDLPVTLQTSALEDYLLLSYSARLNGKYITFGNEPTTVSAIPTGGAYETGLFGRIYHVFNAGTQVTKAFEGFSHTAGLDLAYTKAGVDDATGYYETQQTLCSGSDSALYPECDFYAVNEIEEALDLKFSQFFVNDVGEQVLYHRLSQRLSFDRNQDQLSELENELDWQVTPEVSLYSDVFYNYDYHRVSKMLNGVRYSDGALNIGAMDLYEDQPDVNGTNRVNYLTFDAAYRYNDHYRYFGRYAYDLEANVKKFSEVGFDYTKRCWKFGMRYVENNRPILTNAQADSLLEKYVYFTVELRPIGGTEVNYKLSDALDGS from the coding sequence ATGACCGCACCGCGCGCACCGTTGTCGTCAATGCCTAGGTTCCTGCTGCTCCTTCTTCTTTTTGTATTGTCCGCGCTGCGGGCGGAAGAGCAGATTGAATTCTTCGCGACCCGGCTCGATTCGAACCTCAGCGTCGTCCATGCGAGCGGGGATGTCCTCGTCCTGTACAAAAGCTACTATCTGAGCGCCAACGAGGCCTATTTCGACCGCAACAGCAGTACGCTGGAGCTTTTCGGCAATATCGTCGCCATGCAGGGGTCGGAGTACTTCGCGATGGGGGATTACGCCAAGCTCGATGTCGCCAATAAGAGCCGGGAGTTCTCCCCCTTTTTCATGCTCGACCGCCATACGAACGTCTGGATGAGCTCCTCGCGTTCGGGGGCGGAGGACAAGGACTTTACGGTCGATGACGGGATGGTCTCAGGCTGCGATCCCAACGATCCCTTCTGGGTGCTTTACTTCTCCAGCGCCGATTTCGACAGTGAATCGCGCTGGATGAACGTCTATAACGCCTACCTCAAGATCTACGGCATTCCCGTCTTCTACTTCCCCTATTTCGGCTACTCCCTCGACAACCGCCGCCGCAGCGGTCTGCTGGTGCCCTCCTTCGGTGTCTCCAGTACGGAAGGGTTCTTTTTCGAGCAGCCTGTCTATATCGCGATCGATCCCTCCTGGGACGTTGAGCTGCGTCCGCAACTGCGCACGGAGCGGGGCGAGGGGGTTTACGGGAAGTTCCGCTTTGTCGATTCGAACGTTTCGGAAGGGTCGCTCCAGTCGGGCTATTTCCAGGAGAAATCCTCTTACGTCAACACCTATGACCTGGCCAACTCGAACCACTACGGCTTTGATCTTTTCTATACCAATACGGCGGTGCTGCAGCGCTGGCTGGGGCTAGACCTTCCCGGGCAGTCGGGTCTCTATGCCGACATCAGCTGGATGAACGATATCGACTATATCAACCTCTCTTCCAACGATACTGTGAACTACGCCACCTCCAACCAGGTGCTCTCGCGGGTGAACCTCTTCTACAACGAAGAAGATACCTATTACGGCATGAACCTCCGCTACTACCTCGACCTGAACAAACAGAGCAATGCCGACACGCCGCAGAACCTTCCGATCCTCCGTTACCACCGCTATATCAACACCTTCCTCGACGAGCACGTCTACTATACCTTCGATCTCCGCGGCAACAACATTTTCCGCGAAACGGGGAAACGTGCGGTCGAAGGGGAGGTGGACCTGCCTGTCACGCTGCAGACCTCCGCGCTGGAGGATTACCTGCTGCTCTCCTACAGTGCGCGCCTAAACGGTAAATACATCACCTTCGGAAACGAGCCGACGACCGTATCGGCCATCCCGACGGGCGGCGCGTATGAAACGGGGCTTTTCGGGCGGATCTACCATGTCTTCAATGCGGGGACACAGGTGACGAAAGCGTTTGAAGGTTTCAGCCACACGGCCGGACTGGACCTCGCCTATACCAAGGCCGGCGTTGATGATGCGACAGGCTACTACGAAACCCAGCAGACGCTCTGCAGCGGGAGCGATTCGGCGCTCTACCCCGAGTGCGACTTCTATGCCGTCAACGAGATCGAAGAGGCGCTGGATCTGAAGTTCAGCCAGTTTTTCGTCAATGACGTGGGCGAACAGGTGCTCTACCACCGTCTTTCGCAGCGCCTCTCCTTCGACCGGAACCAGGATCAGCTCAGCGAGCTGGAAAACGAACTGGACTGGCAGGTGACCCCGGAAGTCTCGCTCTATTCGGATGTTTTTTACAACTATGACTACCACCGGGTTTCGAAGATGCTCAACGGCGTCCGCTACAGTGACGGCGCGCTCAATATCGGAGCCATGGACCTCTATGAAGACCAGCCCGACGTTAACGGGACAAACCGGGTCAATTACCTGACCTTTGACGCCGCATATCGCTATAATGACCACTATCGCTATTTCGGCCGGTACGCCTATGATCTGGAGGCGAATGTGAAGAAGTTTTCCGAGGTCGGCTTCGACTACACGAAGCGCTGTTGGAAATTCGGGATGCGATACGTCGAGAACAACCGCCCGATCCTGACCAACGCCCAGGCCGACTCGCTTCTGGAGAAGTATGTCTATTTCACCGTCGAACTCCGCCCCATCGGGGGGACCGAGGTCAACTACAAACTCAGCGATGCATTGGATGGTTCGTGA